GATATAAACAGGCTCAGGCCCTATAACGTCTCGGCCTACCTCCTCGACACCTTCAAAGAGGGGGTCCACGGCGGCACAGGCGAGACGTTCGACTGGGACATAGCCGTGGAGGCAAAGGCGCTCGGGCGCATCATACTATCCGGCGGCCTGAACCCGGAGAACGTTAAAGAGGCCGTGGAGAAGGTCAGGCCATACGCGGTGGACGCCTGCTCCGGTGTAGAGATTAAGGACAGGCCGGGCAGGAAGGACCACACAAAGCTTAAGGAATTCATGGAGCGGGTAAGAGGATGAAGAAAACCGGCAAGGGCCGCAAGGCTTCGGCGCAAAACGCTTCACGACTCGGCGGGGTACCGGACAGGCTCGGCCACTTCGGCATCTACGGCGGGAGATACATCTCCGAGACCCTGATGCCAGCGGTCATGGAGCTCGAGGAGGCCTATCTCAAGTGGAAGAACGACCCCGGCTTCAAAAAGGAATTCGCCTATTACCTAGGCGAGTACGTCGGAAGGCCCACTCCACTCTACTACGCCGAGAGGCTTACGAAGAAGGCCGGGGGCGCGGAAATATTCCTCAAGAGGGAAGACCTCTGCCACACCGGCGCGCACAAGATCAATAACACTATCGGCCAGATACTACTCGCGAAGAGGATGGGGAAGAAACGCGTCATCGCGGAGACGGGCGCGGGCCAGCACGGGGTTGCGACCGCCACTGTCGCTGCCATGTTCGGCCTCGAATGCGAGATATACATGGGAGAGGACGATATCAAGAGGCAGCTCCCTAACGTCTTCAGGATGAAGCTCCTCGGCGCGAAGGTAACTCCCGTAACCTCCGGCAGCAGGACCTTAAAAGACGCAATGAACGAGGCGCTCCGTGATTGGGTCACGAACGTCTACAACACCTTCTACATAATCGGCACGGTCGCAGGCCCGCACCCCTACCCCATGCTCGTAAGGGACTTCCAGTCGATAATAGGCGCTGAGGCGAGGAGGCAGATACAGGCGATGACCGGGGGTCTACCGGACCTCCTTGTAGCCTGCGTAGGCGGCGGCAGTAACGCTATCGGCCTCTTCCACACCTTCCTCGACGACAAAAAGGTCCGTATGGCAGGGGTCGAAGCCGGGGGCGAGGGCCTAAAAACCGGCAAGCACGCGGCATCTATAAACGGCGGACGGGTCGGCGTCCTCCACGGCAACAAGACCTATCTCCTGCAGGACAAACACGGACAGATTATAGACACCCACTCCATATCAGCCGGGCTCGATTACCCCGGCGTGGGCCCCGAGCACGCGTATCTTAACGACATCGGCAGGGTCGCGTATACTACAATTACGGACAAAGAGGCGCTCGATGGCTTCAAGGCGCTTACGCTCGCGGAAGGCATCATCCCGGCGCTCGAAAGCTCCCACGCGGTCGCGTACGCCATGAAAGCCGCCCGGGAGATGAAGAAAGGCGCGAAGATTATAGTCTGCCTCTCAGGCAGGGGCGATAAGGACCTGAATACCGTCTCCAAGGCGTTCAATTTCGAGATATGATATGCCTAGGCATACACCAAAAGGGGTCGAGATGGCCGTAAAGGGAAAAAACAGGATAGAATCATTATTCGAGAGGCTCAGGGCGGACGGGAAAAAGGCGCTCATCACCTTTGTTACAGCCGGGGACCCGGACCTCCCGACATCCAAACGGATAGTCCGCGAGCTTGAGAGATCCGGGGCCGATCTTATAGAGCTCGGCATTCCGTTCTCGGACCCAATGGCGGACGGCCCGACCATACAGGCCTCGTCGGAGCGCGCGCTCAAGAAGGATGTCCATATCAGGGAAGTACTGGGGCTCGTAAGAGAAATAAGAAAAAATAGCGAGATACCCATCGTCCTCTTCGGCTACTATAACCCAATCTTCAACTACGGCCTTAAGAGGTTCGCGAAGGAAATCCGCGCCGCCGGGGCCGACGGGGTCCTCATAGTGGACCTCCCGGCAGAGGAGGCCGACGAGCTTAAAACCGAGCTCGACAGGAACTCAGTTGATCTCATATTCCTCCTTACGCCCACGAGTGACGATAATAGGATGCGCCTTGTGGCCTCGAAGGCATCCGGGTTCATATACTTCGTTAGCGTAACAGGCGTGACCGGCGCGAGGAAGAACCTCTCAACGGACATCCCGGCCTATATGAGGCGCCTCCGGAAATTCACAAACATTCCCATCGGCGTGGGCTTCGGCATATCGACGCCAAAGCAGGCGCGCGAGGTCTGCAAAAGCGCGGACGCGGCGGTAGTAGGGAGCGCGATCGTAAACATAATAGCAGGGATGCAAGGTTCAGCAAAATCCATGCGCGTGCTCGGCAGTTTCGTCTCAGGTCTTAAGCAGGGCATCAGCAGGCCCAGATAGAATTTGAGTACCGAAATCAAACCGGAGGGTATATGATCTGGTTTAAGAAAGACCTCTTCACGAACGGGGAAGAGAGTAAAAGCGTCAAGGTCCCTTTCGGGCTGTGGGTCAAGTGCGATCATTGCGGCGAGATAATCTACAAAAAAGAGGTCGAGCGGAACCTCGACGTCTGCCCCAAGTGCAACTACCACTTCCGCATCTCAGCCCGGGCCAGGATAGAAATAACCTTCGACGAGGGGACCTTCCGCGAGTTCGACCAGTCCATGGAGCCAATGGACGCGCTGGACTTCAGGGACGTAAAGAAATACAAGGACAGGCTCAAGGCCGCGCAGAGGGAGACCGGGCTCAAGGACGCGATGGTCTCCGGCGAGGGCCTCATAGGCGGCGAGCGGGCGGCAGCCGCGGTCTTCGAGTTCTCGTACATGGGCGGCTCAATGGGCTCGGTAGTCGGAGAAAAAATAGCCCGCGCCGTTGAAAGAGCGATCGAAAGCCGTTCCGGCGTCGTCATATTCTCGTCGTCAGGAGGGGCCAGGATGCAGGAGTCGATACTATCGCTCATGCAGATGGCCAAGACCTCGGCGGCGCTTGCCAAGCTCCGCGAGGCCGGGCTCCCCTATATTTCAGTCCTCACCGACCCCACGATGGGCGGCGTCTCCGCAAGCTTCGCCATGCTCGGGGACGTGATAGTCGCCGAGCCCCGGGCGCTAATCGGGTTCGCCGGCCCAAGGGTAATAGCCGAGACCATAAGGCAGAAGCTCCCGGAAGGCTTCCAGAGATCCGAATACCTGTTGGAGCACGGCATAATAGACATGATCGTCGAAAGGAAGCTCATGAAAGAGACGATCTCAAAGCTCCTTTCCATGCTCAAGGGCTGAACCAACTCCTCATGCAACGGCAGGACCCGGCTCTCGGATACCTCTACGGCCTCGAGAAGCACGGCATAAGGCCGGGGCTTAAGAGGATAAGAGAGATAGTCTCGCTCC
This sequence is a window from Deltaproteobacteria bacterium. Protein-coding genes within it:
- the trpB gene encoding tryptophan synthase subunit beta, with amino-acid sequence MKKTGKGRKASAQNASRLGGVPDRLGHFGIYGGRYISETLMPAVMELEEAYLKWKNDPGFKKEFAYYLGEYVGRPTPLYYAERLTKKAGGAEIFLKREDLCHTGAHKINNTIGQILLAKRMGKKRVIAETGAGQHGVATATVAAMFGLECEIYMGEDDIKRQLPNVFRMKLLGAKVTPVTSGSRTLKDAMNEALRDWVTNVYNTFYIIGTVAGPHPYPMLVRDFQSIIGAEARRQIQAMTGGLPDLLVACVGGGSNAIGLFHTFLDDKKVRMAGVEAGGEGLKTGKHAASINGGRVGVLHGNKTYLLQDKHGQIIDTHSISAGLDYPGVGPEHAYLNDIGRVAYTTITDKEALDGFKALTLAEGIIPALESSHAVAYAMKAAREMKKGAKIIVCLSGRGDKDLNTVSKAFNFEI
- the trpA gene encoding tryptophan synthase subunit alpha, encoding MAVKGKNRIESLFERLRADGKKALITFVTAGDPDLPTSKRIVRELERSGADLIELGIPFSDPMADGPTIQASSERALKKDVHIREVLGLVREIRKNSEIPIVLFGYYNPIFNYGLKRFAKEIRAAGADGVLIVDLPAEEADELKTELDRNSVDLIFLLTPTSDDNRMRLVASKASGFIYFVSVTGVTGARKNLSTDIPAYMRRLRKFTNIPIGVGFGISTPKQAREVCKSADAAVVGSAIVNIIAGMQGSAKSMRVLGSFVSGLKQGISRPR
- the accD gene encoding acetyl-CoA carboxylase, carboxyltransferase subunit beta, translating into MIWFKKDLFTNGEESKSVKVPFGLWVKCDHCGEIIYKKEVERNLDVCPKCNYHFRISARARIEITFDEGTFREFDQSMEPMDALDFRDVKKYKDRLKAAQRETGLKDAMVSGEGLIGGERAAAAVFEFSYMGGSMGSVVGEKIARAVERAIESRSGVVIFSSSGGARMQESILSLMQMAKTSAALAKLREAGLPYISVLTDPTMGGVSASFAMLGDVIVAEPRALIGFAGPRVIAETIRQKLPEGFQRSEYLLEHGIIDMIVERKLMKETISKLLSMLKG